The Candidatus Neomarinimicrobiota bacterium genome includes the window CTTCCAGGGGGAATGGGTGGTCAGCCATGATCCGCTGGCCGGGGTCATACGGGGGAAACTGATGGTGTGGGGACCGATACCGAACTGTTGTTCCAGATCCATGGTATGATAAAGGAGTCCCATGACTTCAAAACGCCAGTCGTACAGTCCAAACAGCGCCCCGGCGGCCACATCGTCAATTCCGGAATCCATGGCCCTGTGCAGGGCATACAAACGCCAGCGGTAATTTGCCTTTAAACCTTTCGGATGAACCTGTGCATAGGTTTTTTTATGATATGTCTCCTGAAATACCTGATATGTGCCAATCCCCGCTTCCCATAGTTTTTTCAAATTCCCGATGCTCATGGGGGCGGCATTGACATTCACACGGCGGATTTCACCGTAACCGCTCCGGGCCGGGACTTTCACTTTATAGATATTTTTAATGGCATCGGCCATATAATCTGCGTCAGACAGGGGATGTTCGCCAAACACAACAATCATCCGTTTGTGTCCCTCAGAAACCACAGCCCGTGTTTCATCCCGGACCTCATCCATGTTCAGAATACGGCGCTTTTCCCGGGTATTATCCGTCCTGAAACCGCAATACACACAACTGTTCACACACAAATTGCTGCAGTAAAGAGGGGCAAAAAAGACAATCCGGTTATCATAAACCTTCCGCTTAACTTCCAGTCCGGTGGCATACATCTCTTCCAACAAACCGGGATCTTTTACATGAATGAGCGCTGCCGTTTCTTCGGGCTCCAGACGTTCAACAGCCAGTGATTTCTGCAGGATTTCCCGGATTTTTGCCGGATCAGGATTACTACCCTCTTCCAGCTTTTTCAGAATTTTCCCTTCGTCAATGAAATCTTTCCCATTGATCAGGTATTTGTCAATTTCTTCCTGTCTGATAACCTGATCCATCCAGGCAGCAGTAGATTGTACGGCCATATCAACTCCTATAATTTTAAAGTGGATACTTTAACATTGATGGATTCCAACTGTCCCAAACGCCCGGACAAGGCACCAACCTCATCGCCTGTCATCTTTAAAATCAGAAAAATAATGGCGGCGTTTTCGTTTTCAATAGGATATCCTACCCGGAGAAGGATGGCATCGGCAAAATCATGCAATAATTCACCAACCTTCCGGTATACCCTGTCCCTGTCATAAACCGTGATACTTAATGTGTGGTATCGCTGTTGTGTATCCATTTGCGGCTCCCGTCGTTTGTCCATCAGAAGACGAGATACCGCACCCTGCAGCACGACAGTCCCGATCCCCTGACGGCAGATGAACTCCCCCATCTCAGGATGGCGGTTCAATATAAATAAAGACTCAGATAAAAGTCAACAGAATATCGTGAAATTTTTCTTTATTTAATCTGTGTCCTCTTTCCTGCACAGATAGGCAAATTCACAATGGGTACATGCTTTGGAAAAACGGTCCCGGGTTGTGTGTGGAAATGTCCCGCTTTTTAAATGTTCAACAGCCTCTTTAAACCAGCCGGTGATTTTTTCAGTCCATTCGTCGGTTTCGATATTGAGGGGATTTGAAGCCGGAACGAATAATCCCTTTTTTCCCGTATCCCCGATTTCTTTGGACATGTTGTATGCCTGATGGTTTTTGGGGATACTCTCGTAGACAAAAACAGTCCGGTATCCGGGAAATGCTTCTTTCACTTTCAGATAATAGACCAGCGGTTGAATATTGAAACCGGCGGTAACATTATTTACCGAATAGGATGAACCGGTTTTATAATCTGAGATCAGGATTTGCTTTTTTTTATGATCCACAAAGACTTTATCAATCTTCCCTTTGAGTTCCAATTCTGCAAATTCCTTATGTTTCAAAAGAGGCCAGCACATACCATCAGATTTGGATTTTTCATCATCAAATTTTTGTTCAAAAAAGCTGTCAAGATCATCAAAAGCACGGAGAATTTCCAGATTCTTCCGGACAAGATCGGCCATTTTTCCTTTCGGGGGATTTTCATCAAGACCCCGAATCAGAAAGCGAAAGCGTTGTTTGGCCCAGATATCCGTTTCCGTGTTATGATCCCGCTTTTTCAGTTCCTCATTCACCACCTGTTTCATGAGAGAGAGGGCTTTTGGTTCCGGGAGTGTAAATCCCCCTTCCTCACCGAAACGATGGAGGATAGCGTGAACAAATCCGCCCACTTCCATATTTTCCTTCCCCTGTTTATCGGCATCGGTTTGCCGGAGTTTGAGGATTGCACTGAACCAGTACCGCATGGGACACACAATTAAATGTTCCACCTGAGTGGCCGATGTCCTGTAGGGTAAATCAACCGGCCTTGCCAATCCGTGATAGGGTCCCGGCAATGCGTTCGAAGCCTTATCCGGGGAAGTTTGCCTTTTCATCCATTCATTATGTCGACGGATGGCAGGCAGTTCCGGAGAGGGGTGAATCACGGCTGAGAAAAAATTGCGGTAAAATGAGCGCCGGCCGGGATACACACTGATATCTGCCGGAGGCGGAACCTGTTCAAAGGCTTCCAGCAGTGCGGAAGGTTCCGTTGTCGCACTGTTGGATAGTGTTTTCGAAGCCAGAAAGCGGACCTGTTTCAGTCGACACCAATGACTGAGCATGCGCCTGTTCAGATACCAGGGATTGTAAGGTGCTTCACTGAAAAAGGGATTGCGAAGCATCCGAACCGGAAAATCGGTCTGATTCAATCCCAACAACCACAGACAATCAGGTTCCAGATTCATGGTATCCAAAAAACCGGTGACGGGAATACCCTGTGTCCAATCCCTTCGGGGGATTTCCTCACGGTTGATCCATTCCCTGAGGAGTATCAGTCCCTCCTGTTTCATCTCCCTATCATCCACACCCACCAACTGCAGCGATGGAATGGTTTTTCGGATCAGGCGGGCCAATGTATCCCTGACCTTTTGATTAAAAACCCCTTCCCGGCCGGAAGATGCATTGCCCGGTATCTCATCCAACGTATGTTTCAGGTAATCGAGACAGCGGGAGATACTCTTCAAAGATGCCATATCCTCCAGGAGGCGATTCACATACCGGTCATAGATTCCACGGAAAAACTCATGCCTTTGATTCCCCTTTCTCTCCAGAAACAGTTTGATGGCATCCGGTGATTCCAGGGCATTCTGCCGGAGATACACATCCAGATCGTAGAGGTATGGGGGAGCCTGGACTATCGGATCCAGAAGGACACCGGCGATTATAATCCACTCTGCCTGGTGGATATTCTCCATCAGTGTCATCAGATTCAGGAAGAAGTTCCCCAAAGGTGTTTGTTTCAGGGGTATCCGTGTGGAAAAGGAGACGGGAATGCCATATTCACCGGCAATCCGCCGAATCAGGGGTTCATATTCGGACGGATTGGAAACAGCAATGTGGCAGGATTGAAGATTGACAGGTTCACGGGCGACGATTTCCCGGAAAACCAACCGGACTTCATCTTCTGACCGGTTACACACCACAACTTTATGACCCCTGCCATCGAGTTCACCCAGCTTTTTCCATGCATGGATATCGGGGATATCCCGGGAACCGGGCATTCTGAACCGGCGGGCATCCCGGGCAATCGTTTCCATCAGACTATGACGTAAAGGGGATGGCTGATACCATCCTGTAAGGTAAACATCCATTCCTTTGAAAGGATGCTTCTCTTTTAAATAATTCAGAATATCTCCGTCCGTTGTCAAATCTCGTTCACGGATTGCCTGAAAAGCCGATTGAATCAGGGATTCGCTTACCGCATCCCCTGTCAGTCCGTAAAGTTCCGCCTGACTCAGGGCTTCTGACAGTTTCCGGGCAGTACCGGGCATTGGGGATATTTCCTGCTGTTCTTTCAGGATATGACGGCATAGAAGCATCCTCACACCCGGATCAAGTCCTTTACCGGGGACATTCCGAACGCGCTGTAGATCCTGCCAGGAAAGAATACGGATTTCAGGTGAAGCCTTTTTCCGCCAGACAAGATTTTTCCGGATTTCTTCCGCCTCTGTCTTAGTTGAACACAGGACCAGCGTGGGGTGTCCATCCAGGAATTCCACCAAATCATCCATGATGGCTGCATCGGCTTTCCCCTTTTCGGGTGCCGGAACGACGGGACTTCCATCAGGTGAGAGACGATTTAATACACCGGGATCCCGCCTGACAGTTTCCACATGGTTTTGTGACACAAACCATATCAAGCCTTTTGGGGTGATGCCAAATGCCTGAAACAGCATCTCCTGATAAAGATTCATTTGTACTCTGTATTGTGAAAGTCCATTCAGATCACGGTCTGTTTTGTAATCCAAAATTGTCCAGGACTCTCCGGTCCGGTAGAGCAGATCCACCACACCCCGGAGGAGAAACCGTTCTTTTTCCGTTTCATAAACAGCAGAAACGGGCAATTCAAAAAAAGCATCTCCTGGCTGAAGCCGGTTGATTTCCTGAAAGAGGGGATTGGATATCAGCCTGGACAAATCTTTATTCAGCCGCTGTAAAGCCTCCGGGGAGGAGAGTGAAGAAAAATCGGTAATATTGTCTTTCAGCCATTTTTCAGCCGAATCGGGAGCATTCCACCACTGTTCTTCCATGACTTTGTGGAAAAATACTCCGTACTGACGATTCATCTCCGAATCTCCCCTTTGTCCTTCCCTCCTGTTATCGCCAACAGTCATCTGTTCCATGATATCATGAGGAGTTACTATGCAGAGGGGTTTCCAGCGCCTTTTGACAGCCGGAGGTAAAACCCAGGCTTTTTCGACGGTTTTTGCAGCAGGAAGACATGTCAGGGCATCATCCCAGGTGCGATTCAAGAGACTCATGCCACTTATAGGATCATCCGTATTTCTCCAGTCCGGACCGGCAGGATTTGAGGGATTATCCACCAGCAAACCCCGGGCGATATAGCGTTGCCAGGGTGTATTTTGAGACGGTTTACGGTTTGAGTCGGTAAATTCGGCCAGAAAGGCCACATGGAACATAGCCCGGGTGACCGCCACATAAAAAACACGGAGTTCTTCTGCTTCTTCCCGGGCTTTTTGTCCGTTGTGGATAGAACGAAAAACCCCGGAACGGAGATTTTCATCACCCTCGTCTAAAATATTAATGGCAACATCCGTATCATCTTGCCTGGCAGCATGTGTAACATGAATTTTATCGCTTTTCTCTTTCCGATTCATATCCCCAAGAATAACCATGGGGAATTCCAGTCCCTTTGCCTTGTGAATGGTCATAAGGCAAACACGGGCTTCTCCTTCAGGACCTGCCTCCTCCCGACTGCTTTTACGGTCTCTCTGGGATATAAACCAGGCCAGGGATTCCCGCAGAGACATCCCGTTGAGCATCATGCCCCGCAAAAGATGGATGGTCAAATCCAGATTGGCCAGGTAACGTTCTCCTTCCTCATCGCTAAGACAGGCCAGTTCCCGTTCCTGTTCCGCCAGGATATCCTCCATCAAATCCGGCAGAAAAAGGGTTCTGCTGCGATTCAGCCAGTCCTGCAAAACATCTTTTATAGTTTGAAGAGATGCATTTCGCTGAATAAAAGACCAGATTGATTCGTGCTCATTCCTGTCCCGGAAAGCATCCACCTGTTCATCGGTGAGCATAAGCCAGGGACTCCGTCCGAGGGCTGTTAAAGCCAAATCATCATGGGGATTGGCGAAAAAAGCCAGAAGATAGCAAAAATCAAAGATTTCCTGACGTTGAAAAAAACCGTTTCCGGCCACAATTTCCAGGGGGATATTGAAACGTTTAAAAATGGCCGCAAAAGCTCCAACGCGGGTAAAGGAGCGGAGAAGGATACCAAGCACCGGACCCTTCGTGTGGATATTTGTCTCCTTAAGCTTCTCTTCCATTTTTTCATCATCCCACCATGTCAGCATCTCCCGGGCTGTGAGGGCTGCATTAACGGCACAGGCCCTTTCCATATCATTTGACGGAACCTGTGTAATCGTGCGGACCAATACGGGAAATTTGGGGACCTGATCCACTTCAGGAGGAAAGATACCGGCAGGCCGGGTAGGTGTAAACACCGCCTGCCATGGGGATTCTTCATCAGGAAAAAGCTTTGGGAAAAGAGTATTCACCACTTTATCAATAAAACGCCCTGTGGACCGGTAATTGTTACTGAGTATAATTTCGGCCGGTTCTACAGAGGCTTTTGCCAGGTCATCCTTCGCTTGTTTCATCACGGTAACATCGGCCTGCTGGAAACCATAAATGGACTGTTTTTTATCCCCCACAATAAAGAGTCCGGAAGGACGCAGGGTTCCCTCTTCATCGGAGGCAATCATCCGGATAATATCCCAGCGGGGATCGTTGGTATCCTGGAACTCATCCACCATAATATGAACATACCGGCCGGACAGACTTTTCCGGATGCTTTCGTGTTTTTTAAGGAGGGCTTGTGTTTTGAGAATTACATCATCAAAGGTCAGATAACCCATGCGGGCCTGAAATCCATCCATGTGTTTCTGAAAGTCAACAAAGAGCTTGTACATGGCAATGAGAACCTGAAGACCCATCCGGTCCAGATTGTTCGGTGCTTCACACACCTGCGCCGCTTCCAACCTCAGGGAGACCGTTATTTCTTTCAGGCTGTTTTTAACATCATCGAGAACCTTCGGGCATTTCCAGTTCACTTTGTTGCCGTGATACCGGGACAAGAATTTGTCCTTTTTCTTCGTCATAAGCAGAGGCAACACAGATACACACAGTATTCTCCGGAGTTCGGTGTCGGATATACCGGATGGAATGGCATCGAGAGCACTTTGAAGATTACGTAGCAACCGGCGAGCCGCATCCGATTCATCATAGACAGGACTATCCAATGCTTTAATCACCTGATGGAGTTCACGGAGGATATATTCTTCGTCAAAATCGGGAGTATAGGCCTGAACCCAGTCATGCCACATCTCTTCTTTCAGCTGTTCTGTCGGTTTGCTGCCCATCTTTTGCAGCCAATCCTGAAGGAAAAGGCGGTGGTTATAAAGATACTCCATAACCTGTTTCACCTGATCCACTGTTATCACATCGAAGACAATCGAGAGATCGGAATCGGATTGGGAGGCTTTTTTTCGCAGGAAACGGTCCAGTTCCTTTTCAAAGAAAAGAGTACTCAGAACCTCCTCTTCCACCTTAAAATCAGGATCCAGACCGGCGGTGAATGCGTAATCTTTCAGGACCTGCATACAAAAGCTGTCAATGGTGGAAATTGCGTGCCGGGAGAAGGCGCCTTCCAGCCAAAGTCTATACTCCGGGGTAGTCCGGCGCAAGTATTGACCCAGTTCGGGAAGGTTAGCATCTATGGACCTGCCTGCCAGGAGCATCTTCAGGTCCCTGAAGATTTTCACCGTCATTTCATTGGCTGCTTTCCGGGTAAAGGTGATGACCAGGATATTGGACGGATCGTAACGGGGCGCCCCGGGATTTTCGAGGACCTGGCGTGCAAAATCATCCAAAATGGCACAATAGCGCTTTGTGAGGGTATAAGTTTTACCTGTCCCTGCACTGGCCTCAATGAATAAATTCCTGTCCATAAACATTGCTTTTTGCAATTCACTTTGAATCATATATCATCCTGAAGTTTAGAAATTGGCAAGAAACGTGGCCAGATTCACATATTTTCCAATGCCCAGTTTTTTCCGGAGACGGTACCGGGCAATTTCAACACTTTTTACAGAACGGAGAGTGAGATTGGAAATATCCTTTGTTGTGAAATTAAGCTTAATCAGTTCACACAGGCGGATTTCATTGGGGGTCAGATTGGGAAAATTTTTTAACAGGCGCTCATTGAAACCGTGGTAAATATCACTGAAGCGGATTTCGAACTCATCGAGGGTATGTTCTTCAAAATGGTTTTGCAGATCCCGGATTATCTTTACAATTTCCGGATTTATCACCTTTTTTTCCTTATCTCTCTTTTCCAGGAGAGATTTGGTAAGCTTTTTCAATAACTGGTCTTTTTGATACAGTTTCAGGGTTTTAGTCATGATTTGCTGATTTTTCAGCTTTAGTTCTTTATTCAGTGCGACCAATTCTTCATTTTGCCTGACCAGAGAGGATTCCACTGTTTTCCGCCGTTCAATTTCACGCTGCAGGTCATAGGTTTTTTCATTTACCATTTCTTCCAGGCGTTTTTGATACCGGAGCAATTGCTTATCTGTCTCGATTTTACGAAAAGCCATATTCAGGGTAATCTGGAGTTGTTTCGGATCAAAGGGTTTGATGATATACCCCAGTGGAGCCGTACTTTTGGCCCGTTTCAGCTTTGTTTCGTCGGAATGTCCGGTAATATAGATAATAGGAATATGTATCCGCCGGTTGATTTCCCGGGCCAGTCCGATACCATCCATAGAACCGTTGAGAACGATATCCATGAGGATAAGATCGGGTGGCCCGGAGGAGAAACATGTCAGAGCCTCATCGGCATTTCCAAAGGGACCCACAACCTGGTAACCATATTGTTCGACCAGTTTTTTCAGTGTCATGCTGATTATTGCCGAATCTTCAACAATACCGATTTTAAAAGGTTCAACAGTTGTGGAAATCATGATTAACCTGTGTTTACGTTTCGATGAAAACCTAAACATTTATAAAACTAAAGGGAAGAAAATTGTATAAAAAAAAGCCCGCGATTACACGGGCTTTCAGATTACTTAAGAAATCCCTTCAGATATCCCTGGTATGGGATACCCGGCTGATGATTCCGGCCAGAATGACCGATTTGAACACGGCACCGGGAACGAAGGGAACGATACCCTGCATAATAGCCGGTTCCCAGGTAACAAAGCGGCTGAGCCACAGGGCGCCTAAGAACAGAATCGCCGCATGGGTTATAAAACCGGCGACACACACATTCAGGAAGCGGCGTTCCAGAGACCATTCAAGCCAGCGTCCGAAGAGAAAGCCAACAGGGAGAAAAGCCAGCAAGTATCCTCCTGTAGGTCCCGTCAGATGGTAAAAACCCCCGGCTCCCATAGCAAAGACAGGCAGACCTGCCAGTCCTTCGGACAGATACAAGAGAACGCTCAGGGTTCCTCTTTTTGAACCTAATAGTGCCATCACAATGAGGACAGCCAGAGTCTGAAGGGTCACGGGAACCATGGAAAAGGGTACGGGAACAGCTACCCGGGCGCTCAGAGCAATAAAAAGCGATCCGACGGCAACCAGAGCAAGATTCATGGTGTAGGTTTTAAATCCCTGCTGAACGGTTCGTAACTGATTTGCTTTAATATGCACTGTTACCTCCTCTATTTCATATAGATCATTTTATGACTTTTCAACATACCCGAAGGAGTTGAAAGAGTATAAATATACACACCGGAACTTACCGGGACACCCCATTGATTCTGTCCGTTCCAGACGGCCTGATACCAACCGGCCCGGTGATTACGGTTGACCAGGGAGGTTACAAATTCTCCCCGGATGTTATAGATATTCAATTGAACGGGACCGGCTTCGGGTACGCCATATCGAATGCTTGTTTCCGGATTGAAGGGATTGGGGTAATTCTGGTCCAGTTCCCAGGTTTCCGGTATGGACGCAAGGGATTTATCAACAGAGGAAACATGTTCCAGATAGATGCCCACATTATCCAGAAGTACACCAATTAACTGGTTGCTGTCGTTGGAAACAAAACGGAAACGAATCCAGACTTTCTTCTCACCTGCATAATCATCCAGATTAACGGCCCGTTCTTTCCAGTTATTGTCAATACCGGAGAGGGAATCTTCCACTATCCAGTTAACGGAATCCGTACTGGCTTCCACATACAGAATATCCTGACCGGCCTCCGTCACATACCAGGCCCAGTATTTCAGAGCGACCACATCGGTCATACTCAAATCAAACCCCGGCTTGAATGTCAGTGTTGCATCCATATTCGGAAAGTACGGAGAGGTTCCACCGTTCACATGAGCTGTCCAGTATCCTTCATGGGCAGGAAATGTACGTGTCGTTCCCCAACCGCCGACGGTATCCCAGAAGGTTTTGACGGTTTCAAAATCATCCACCAGATTTCCCACACGCACCGTAGTTTTCAAAGTATCATTGTAATCATTGTAATCTTCAGTCAGATCCAGGGGATAGACGATAAAATCAAGAACGCCTGTTTCCATGGGTGTAATGGGTTTAAAGGTCACAACCTGAGACTCGCCGGGAGCTATGGATGCCAGTGTGGATGTATCGGCATAAAAGGGTTCCCCTGCCTTGGTGGCATAACAAACCATACTCATATCCGTTTCCGTGTTAAGGCCTATATTGCTCACCACTGTTCCGATTGTAATGGGAAAAAGGATGGATAATTCTTCCCCGGGAAGGGACAGGTCTTCCACAAAAATATCATGAGGCGGTTCAATCATATTGATATTGAGGTTGACAGCCCTGTAAAAATTGAGGGAATCATTTAAAAGTACCTCAATCTGTCCGTTATAAACCCCTGCCTTGAGTCCTCTCGAATCAACCGTCAGAATCACATCCCGTGATTCCCCGGGGTATAGCACACCATTCGCTCCCTGAGCGGTGATCCAGTTCACTTCTATCATCGTACCGGCAAAGCCTTTAGGAACAAATCCTTCCGCTTCTTCGCCTGTATTAATCAGGAGGGTGTTCCTGCCGTCGCTGATTTCGATATTATCAACCAG containing:
- the hydG gene encoding [FeFe] hydrogenase H-cluster radical SAM maturase HydG — translated: MAVQSTAAWMDQVIRQEEIDKYLINGKDFIDEGKILKKLEEGSNPDPAKIREILQKSLAVERLEPEETAALIHVKDPGLLEEMYATGLEVKRKVYDNRIVFFAPLYCSNLCVNSCVYCGFRTDNTREKRRILNMDEVRDETRAVVSEGHKRMIVVFGEHPLSDADYMADAIKNIYKVKVPARSGYGEIRRVNVNAAPMSIGNLKKLWEAGIGTYQVFQETYHKKTYAQVHPKGLKANYRWRLYALHRAMDSGIDDVAAGALFGLYDWRFEVMGLLYHTMDLEQQFGIGPHTISFPRMTPASGSWLTTHSPWKVDDDTFKKLVTILRLSVPYTGLIITARERAELRREVIKVGCTQTDASTKIGIGGYTEALKILKNVQKGDQDKNAQQFMLGDTRRLDDVVRELAEMGMITSFCTAGYRCGRTGDKIMGLLKSCTEGKFCKLNAVLTFKEYLEDYASPETKAVGEKLLEKEMTEIRTIPFFKQGKLLENFENYYKRISAGERDVYI
- a CDS encoding UvrD-helicase domain-containing protein codes for the protein MIQSELQKAMFMDRNLFIEASAGTGKTYTLTKRYCAILDDFARQVLENPGAPRYDPSNILVITFTRKAANEMTVKIFRDLKMLLAGRSIDANLPELGQYLRRTTPEYRLWLEGAFSRHAISTIDSFCMQVLKDYAFTAGLDPDFKVEEEVLSTLFFEKELDRFLRKKASQSDSDLSIVFDVITVDQVKQVMEYLYNHRLFLQDWLQKMGSKPTEQLKEEMWHDWVQAYTPDFDEEYILRELHQVIKALDSPVYDESDAARRLLRNLQSALDAIPSGISDTELRRILCVSVLPLLMTKKKDKFLSRYHGNKVNWKCPKVLDDVKNSLKEITVSLRLEAAQVCEAPNNLDRMGLQVLIAMYKLFVDFQKHMDGFQARMGYLTFDDVILKTQALLKKHESIRKSLSGRYVHIMVDEFQDTNDPRWDIIRMIASDEEGTLRPSGLFIVGDKKQSIYGFQQADVTVMKQAKDDLAKASVEPAEIILSNNYRSTGRFIDKVVNTLFPKLFPDEESPWQAVFTPTRPAGIFPPEVDQVPKFPVLVRTITQVPSNDMERACAVNAALTAREMLTWWDDEKMEEKLKETNIHTKGPVLGILLRSFTRVGAFAAIFKRFNIPLEIVAGNGFFQRQEIFDFCYLLAFFANPHDDLALTALGRSPWLMLTDEQVDAFRDRNEHESIWSFIQRNASLQTIKDVLQDWLNRSRTLFLPDLMEDILAEQERELACLSDEEGERYLANLDLTIHLLRGMMLNGMSLRESLAWFISQRDRKSSREEAGPEGEARVCLMTIHKAKGLEFPMVILGDMNRKEKSDKIHVTHAARQDDTDVAINILDEGDENLRSGVFRSIHNGQKAREEAEELRVFYVAVTRAMFHVAFLAEFTDSNRKPSQNTPWQRYIARGLLVDNPSNPAGPDWRNTDDPISGMSLLNRTWDDALTCLPAAKTVEKAWVLPPAVKRRWKPLCIVTPHDIMEQMTVGDNRREGQRGDSEMNRQYGVFFHKVMEEQWWNAPDSAEKWLKDNITDFSSLSSPEALQRLNKDLSRLISNPLFQEINRLQPGDAFFELPVSAVYETEKERFLLRGVVDLLYRTGESWTILDYKTDRDLNGLSQYRVQMNLYQEMLFQAFGITPKGLIWFVSQNHVETVRRDPGVLNRLSPDGSPVVPAPEKGKADAAIMDDLVEFLDGHPTLVLCSTKTEAEEIRKNLVWRKKASPEIRILSWQDLQRVRNVPGKGLDPGVRMLLCRHILKEQQEISPMPGTARKLSEALSQAELYGLTGDAVSESLIQSAFQAIRERDLTTDGDILNYLKEKHPFKGMDVYLTGWYQPSPLRHSLMETIARDARRFRMPGSRDIPDIHAWKKLGELDGRGHKVVVCNRSEDEVRLVFREIVAREPVNLQSCHIAVSNPSEYEPLIRRIAGEYGIPVSFSTRIPLKQTPLGNFFLNLMTLMENIHQAEWIIIAGVLLDPIVQAPPYLYDLDVYLRQNALESPDAIKLFLERKGNQRHEFFRGIYDRYVNRLLEDMASLKSISRCLDYLKHTLDEIPGNASSGREGVFNQKVRDTLARLIRKTIPSLQLVGVDDREMKQEGLILLREWINREEIPRRDWTQGIPVTGFLDTMNLEPDCLWLLGLNQTDFPVRMLRNPFFSEAPYNPWYLNRRMLSHWCRLKQVRFLASKTLSNSATTEPSALLEAFEQVPPPADISVYPGRRSFYRNFFSAVIHPSPELPAIRRHNEWMKRQTSPDKASNALPGPYHGLARPVDLPYRTSATQVEHLIVCPMRYWFSAILKLRQTDADKQGKENMEVGGFVHAILHRFGEEGGFTLPEPKALSLMKQVVNEELKKRDHNTETDIWAKQRFRFLIRGLDENPPKGKMADLVRKNLEILRAFDDLDSFFEQKFDDEKSKSDGMCWPLLKHKEFAELELKGKIDKVFVDHKKKQILISDYKTGSSYSVNNVTAGFNIQPLVYYLKVKEAFPGYRTVFVYESIPKNHQAYNMSKEIGDTGKKGLFVPASNPLNIETDEWTEKITGWFKEAVEHLKSGTFPHTTRDRFSKACTHCEFAYLCRKEDTD
- a CDS encoding iron-only hydrogenase system regulator, with the protein product MDTQQRYHTLSITVYDRDRVYRKVGELLHDFADAILLRVGYPIENENAAIIFLILKMTGDEVGALSGRLGQLESINVKVSTLKL
- a CDS encoding response regulator, coding for MISTTVEPFKIGIVEDSAIISMTLKKLVEQYGYQVVGPFGNADEALTCFSSGPPDLILMDIVLNGSMDGIGLAREINRRIHIPIIYITGHSDETKLKRAKSTAPLGYIIKPFDPKQLQITLNMAFRKIETDKQLLRYQKRLEEMVNEKTYDLQREIERRKTVESSLVRQNEELVALNKELKLKNQQIMTKTLKLYQKDQLLKKLTKSLLEKRDKEKKVINPEIVKIIRDLQNHFEEHTLDEFEIRFSDIYHGFNERLLKNFPNLTPNEIRLCELIKLNFTTKDISNLTLRSVKSVEIARYRLRKKLGIGKYVNLATFLANF
- a CDS encoding biotin transporter BioY; this encodes MHIKANQLRTVQQGFKTYTMNLALVAVGSLFIALSARVAVPVPFSMVPVTLQTLAVLIVMALLGSKRGTLSVLLYLSEGLAGLPVFAMGAGGFYHLTGPTGGYLLAFLPVGFLFGRWLEWSLERRFLNVCVAGFITHAAILFLGALWLSRFVTWEPAIMQGIVPFVPGAVFKSVILAGIISRVSHTRDI